The DNA segment gcgaatagaaaaggaccaactaagagaaggcgaaaagatgcctacgccagccttctcctctaacattgaagcgtcagtggctattatattgtttgtttcctggtgagaaagctaatcttgtaattggtcacttaaatattggaatgaaattagtttagcattcgaggggaaaatatcgtcaaaatCAATTTGGAGGTTTTTCTTGGATTACTTtttgggtgaatacattgaatttgtacatttaGTGGTGTTAGCTCttcctgtacgaatacgatctgaggggtgtgcagtcgcggccaatgattattaaaaaatgCACTTGGTTcatttatgaaaacatacattggtcttctttgaggagaatcgtaaaactttaggtacgtttggacagtaaagACTTTGGATCTACTTTTTAAACATGGtaatcgcgcttccatatacagaacggtgtttgcaacaaacttagggagtccaaggcacaaacgcagagcttccctttctaatagtaccaaaggtttattttataagctggacagccagaaaacaaaacgcatccaaattccatgatggGTCGGACATATATTTTATATATCCTAATTAGTGTGTTTCTTCGCAACCCGTATAGTCGGTTACTAATTTTACGCCacccgagttgccttaaacgcgacgttttcaatgcggcttttccagtttagtgttccatccTATGTAATTCCCAGGTACTTTAGAGAATCCAcgtggggaatgaactcttgacgatacatcagtgaaatgtgaacgggaacatctaaaggaaagagaaggagtgcacaTTTACttacgttcagagacatatgtatggtctcaatccaagtttcaagaatagataagtaattttgtaacatttgataaagtgaatgtagatcatcATTCGATGAAAACaagcaatgtcatcagcataaacgtatacatgaatgtcctggagctgcgggatggagcttaaaaatatattaaataaaacaggagatagtactgacccttgtggtactcccctcttCTGCGTATACCTAGACGATTAACATCggttttgaaaacagtagaattatctttcccttaaaaattctgaaagccacgccgtgatgtatttcggaaacctgtaattctctaattgctttatcagtatgccatgctccacggaatcataagcttttgatagatctagggtcactaatgctgaatattctcttaggcgacgagcaagttgtatgcgactctctaagtctacgtgcgcacaccaaatcgagcgcCCAGATCTAAAACCAATCTGACtggggctaagtattaagttttcagaaatatAGGTCGTAATTCGAAAATTCAAAATTTGTTCTATTAGTTCAAGTAAATGCTATGCACGgagctatgcacgaaggcgagctttctggttctttttttctttcgcagaACGGCTGGCGCCGCCGCTCCCGTGGATgggcggaggcgagcgccatctggatggtgttgcaaggaacttaGCGGGGCGCATCGGTCCCGGGTGCGACTGTTCTCACAAAAAATCTGTctaggggcggggcctcgcctcgatgacgaggccccgcccctagacggatttgttgtgaaaacagtcgcacccatcgctcccactaagacagacctcaaacggcagctggaaatggggtttgtgtttgagtttccgctcaacagaattaggttttctcatatattcaaattacactccGACGCTATCATATGTGTAGGTTGTGTGCAactcgtactttacgcattttctgaaGCATTTTACTTTGAAGAAGTTCAAtcagttcagtaacgcctatgcgccaagCGGAGGGCCTCCGTAGTTCGGGATGATTTCTAACGGACAAAgacgccgacgccgcattttctgcgacacggggcccttgacgctgtcgcgttaaaacgcctgatgtaggcaaataatgctaatcgcattaaaacccAATGGAGGTTGGTCaatcaggtggtcaaaattactctgAGGCCCTCCACTATGAGTCCCTTATGTGGAACCcggtgggtatatatatatatatatatatatatagcattagAACAGGCATCTTAATCAACCCCTTAATGTACCTTAATacctccttaatcgaccttaatctaCACTATAGTCCtatttaatccaccttaatcctccttcatccagcTTCATccaccttcatcatcatcagcctatttttatgtccacggcaggacgaaggcctccccctgcgatctccacttcACTTggccctatcttgcgctagcgcgttgtgctgctgagcacgagatcgcgggatcgaatcccggccacggcggccgcatttcgatggaggcgaaatgcaaaaacgcccgtgtgcttgcgttgtagtgcacgttaaagaaccccaggtggtcaaaattattccggagccctccactacggcgtgcctcataatcagaactggttttggcacgtaaaaccccagaaagaagacgatgttttgcgctagctgattccaagttgcacgggcaaatttcctaactgcatcaccccacccagttttctgccgtcctcgactgcacttcccttctcttggtacccactctgtaactctaatggtccaccggtcatgcatcctatgcattacatggcctgcccagcttcattttttcctcttaatgtccattaattagaatatcggctatccccgtttgttctctgatccacaccgctctcttcctgtccgtTAACGtgaggcctaatatttttcgttccaacgctctttgtgctgtacttaacttgttctcgagcttctttattaacctccaagttactgccccatatgttagcaccagtagaatacaatgattgcgCACTTTtgttttcagcgacagtggtaagctcccagtcaggatttggcaatgcctaccgtatgcactccaacccaattttattcttctgtaaacttccttctcatgttcacggtccgctgtgagtaattgacctagataatcggactcctttgcagactctagaggctgactggcgatcctgcattattgttcccttgccaggctattgaacattatatttgtcttctgcatattaatcttcaaccccatcttacactttctcggttaaggtcctcaatccttcgttgcaattcgtccccattgttgctgaacagaacaatgccatctgcaaaccaaaggttgccgagatattcgccgttgatcatcactcctaagctttcccagtttaggagcttgaatacttctcctaagcatgcagtggatagcattggagagattgtgtctccttacctgacccatttcttgataggtaattttctacttttcttgtggacaatCAATGCAGCTGTGGgacctttgtagatatttgccaaggcaTTCACGTATGCCaactgtactccttgattacgcaatgcctctatgactgctggtatctctactgaattaaatgccttttcataatccatgaaagccatacggaggggtttattgtactccgcagatttctcgattacctgattgataatcCACCTTAGTCCACCATAATcaaccttaatgcaccctaatccaccctaatcaaccctaatcctccttaatccacattaatcgaccttaatcagAGTTAATACGCCTTAATTCACCTTAAGCCTCCTTCATCCGCCTGAAGTGGTGGATTGGTGGGTAGGCTGTGACGTAATGGTCATCCATCCCTGGTTTTGACACTTATGTTAAGGAGCCTACATACATAcgctactgtggattcaattttgtcgacgcgatttttttctacacaccctgccGATCGACGCctgcacttttggtcagaacctagccatatacagcgttACTGTAAAAAAGCTAGATCCACATGCTATGCCTGAGCGGGCCTAATTCGATAGCATTAGCAATATTATCGGACTTGACTGCCTGTAGAATCGCTCGCATTACAAACCACACCAAAACCCTTGCGAGGAGGACACATATGGTGCTCTAGTGTCAGGATCGGTCGGCCCTTTGCTTTTCATTACACCACCTCTAGGATTGGCCCACTTTACTCAGCAAGAAAGCGACCGATCGGCGGACCGGAAACCGGCGTCACGGCCGTGCCGGTGTGTAGACTAGTGGCAGATACAGAGAGGATCGGCGGCTTTATTCCCGACGGCTAACCAGTTGTCGCAGTGAAATATGAAGCAGTGCTCGCAATGAGGCCACACAGCTGTAACGTTTAATTTTGCACGCAGGCGAAGAGTATGCAAACGCATAGTATAATTTGCGCCGGGAACTTGCATAGCAAAAAAAAGTATGTAAGACGAGTGATATACAAAAGGAAAGCGAAATTTCAACAGGGAAACACCGGAAACCGTGATATTAGCGTACAATGTACAATGCTGACGATGTTATAGGCGTGGTTCCTTGCGGCGCATACTGTAAGTAAATATGTTAACACGAGTTGTGTAAGCCGCTTCTCAGGAACTGCTGCAGCTAGTGTCGACGCTAGTGTCGACGTGCGCGACACCAATGCCCTGTGTCACGTTCATTTTGTCCTGGACGATGAAGTCACTTGCAGATTACCACCGTACGCGGCTGTTGTCGTTActtatattgttacgcgcgaaggaggtGGGCGTTTTAGGAGAATATTAGGAGGTGGGAAGTTGACCAAGAGCTTGCCTCTACGGTCGACGAAGAGCACACCAAAATGACGCATGCCGTTGACAAAGGACATCACAGACATTTTTGTGTCACGCCTGGACGACAAGAACTTCTTTCGACAAGAAAACGCCCTCTGACACGGACTTGTCACCACGATCGGAAACCGAGTGCCCGCTCGTGGGATACGTGTCACCGCACCCAGAAACCAAGCACGCGCGCTCGTCCTCCTCGATAATAAACTTCAGGTCGTCGCACTCGTAAGTCGAGTGCTTGCCAGCGTCCGCAGCGTCAGACCCCTCATCTCCCCGTCCAGAAAGTGACAAGGAGTTGTTAGCGCCCACCGACGTCGTGGTCTTCtcctcatcgtcgtcgtcttcctgaAGTTCTGAGCTGGCACAGAGCTTGGGACAGTGAACCACGCAGTAGACGCAGTCGCACCAGGACAAGGACACGCATCCCCGCGGAACGCTGAAGTTCTCGAAAAAGAGTCTCAGGTCGTAGCTGTCCGTCTCGAGGTGGCGCAGAGCGGGCATAGCACGTACGGCTCGGTGCAGGTGTTCCGGCTCTAGTCCTAACGCGCCCACGGTGTGGTCTGTGCGCAGCGTCAGGTCTTCCAGGAGTGGGAACACGACCGTTGCGGAGACGGAAGAGGTGCAGCAAATATTGAGGAACGTCGAGCATACGCGGTCGTCGCCCAGGCGGAGGCTACGCACCTGCAGTTGAAAGAGCGGAAAGAAAGTCCCCATTGTTAAACTTCCTGCTTGGAAATAAATTATTGCCTGCCATCACGGATATCTTGTTATAACCACTCTGCGATGGGTGGGCTAAAGTAACTGTGGTGTTCTGGCGTTAACTAACAACAACGAGAACAGAGTGTATGGAGGGTACTGAAACGAGAGCGGCGAAAACAATATGATGTATTATTTTGCCCGGTTGGCTGGCAGGCATACTAGCTCGGAGgacaatcatatatatatatatatatatatatatatatatataatgtgtaaTGAAGCGACATATGACCCAATTTTCTACGGGTTATAACAAAACTTCGAGCCAATCTGAGGAAGGATGTGACCTCCCTGCGAGCCAATCACAGCAGGCAACACGATGGAACCACTGGGCAGTGACACGTATTGTGCTCAAGTAAGGCTAGCCCTGTTTTCACCAgtaaaacgatgatgatgatcctgaCCTTCATCTTCCGACATTAAAGTGTGAAAATAATGGCAATCTGATATACTCTGTATGTGATACACTATATAAGCTATGACACATGCAATGTTACACTTTTGGGGTGCACAGGTGGTGTATACTATATCTGACATACTGTGTCCAAACGAGACCGAGGTATCACAGGAAGTAAAAACTTATTCTGTTCTAATTGGTTGATTGCTCTAATGAACACGTGAACGGTGCGGCAAAATTGGATGACAGAGTTCACAAGGCACAAATAACAGACACGCACGGGCTTCAACCAATTGGCGCGCAGTTTTCGCCCGTTTTCTGTGTTTTACTTGTGCCTTGTGCGCCTGTCCTCGATTTCTTTAACGCTTTTCTCGTATACTCATTATATCGGAGGAATCTTGAAAGCTTCAAGTGATCAACGGTGCCTGCACAAAGAAAGACTCTGCCTGAAGTTAGCGTTTCATCAGGACCCGACAAAATCCCCTTGTCCAAACGTTAACTTAAGGCCGATGCCTTTCTTGTTCGGCCACTGTTAATCATAGTTATAAGTTATGCGGTCTGTGTGCGCCACGCTGACattagcacacacacacactctgtaACACAAACTGTAAGACACGCATTCCGTGACACACGGTCAGCATGATGAATAGTGGTCGAACGAGGGATGTCACTGGCGCCATGAGATTTCGACAAGGGGATTCGCCCTGACGAAGAAAAGTCTTCCCTATGGAAACGTTTGCTCCACTTGGTACCTCTTGGCCGACCAGGTTGGTAACAAACTCTGTCTCCCTGTGAACCTCTCTCTTGTACAGTGACACAGTGACGCAcaactaaccccccccccccccccccccccccccccacacacacacacaatagtGTTTCCGTGTTGTCCTCCTCTCGGCCTTCTTTATTCTTGAATGTGCAAAACAAACTCGTTCCAATTTTCATACTGACCTGTTGGCGCACTGCGACCTGCAGGACTACGACGCTTGCCTCGAGCGCGGTGCGCGTCAGCTCTACGCGATGCAGGTTGGAGAAGCCGTCTTCGACGAACTCGGCGTTATTTCCGTGAAATCCCGAGCAGTCGACGAGCCGCAGTTCCCCGAGTCTCGGACAGCAGCCTGCGATCGCCGAGAGCCGGACGCCCGCGCACATGGCCAGAGAGAGCGTCTCGAGCTGCGGCCAACGCTGCAGGAGTCGTTCCAGGTGGCGGCCCACGTTGACGCCCAACTCTGCGACGCTGAACGCCACCGAGAGGCTTCGCAGGTTGACAAAGGTGCGGAGGGCGATGAAATCTTCCAGTGAAGAGAGGGTTACCTGCAGACCGATTGAGAGTAAACACTTGGCTGCCAAGCTGGAATACTGTGCGATAGCTTAGCGGTTTGCCCGTCCGCCACCCAGTTGCCTAGTGACAGGGAGTGTGCACGCGCTCATGCGCCATGTGAATATGCCCACATTGCCGAGACGGGAATGCTGTTACATGCAACATCGTCTGAATCGAAGTTTGAGGGACGAAAGCATGCGCCGGATGGCACGGCAACTGTGACTGTGTGCCTATTTTAGCAATCGCGTCATCGAGCCGGTGCGCGTCGTGTGTTGGAGCTCACGTGATCTATACTTCGGGTGCCAGGGTGAAACGCGAGCATGAAAGGCAGAGCCGAGAAGACTGACGGATTCATGCTTAATGTCGTCTCGCACGCTCGATGTTGGATGTCACGCAATCTGCTGAGTTTTGACAACGCAGCTCAGTTGAAATGGTGCAGCCAGCGGCAGCGCGAAACGTTCGCTTCATATGACATCATGGCTTCGCCCGCACAGAGCATTTGTGACGTTGTCGGGCTGACCAGGAGCTTTGCGTATTCTATGGGCCCCGTTTATTGCCACGAGGTTTCAGGAGACTTCGTCTTCGACATGCGATTTACACTGCTCTTACGCGGTTTGCGACACGAGACCCTACCTCCAAATGCTCCACCAAAGGAAATTGCCAGGTCACAGGGATGAAG comes from the Dermacentor silvarum isolate Dsil-2018 chromosome 9, BIME_Dsil_1.4, whole genome shotgun sequence genome and includes:
- the LOC119464014 gene encoding uncharacterized protein LOC119464014; protein product: MLPDKDSSSTEKPNSRDFRHLTLDADVLATLEGAFFIPVTWQFPLVEHLEVTLSSLEDFIALRTFVNLRSLSVAFSVAELGVNVGRHLERLLQRWPQLETLSLAMCAGVRLSAIAGCCPRLGELRLVDCSGFHGNNAEFVEDGFSNLHRVELTRTALEASVVVLQVAVRQQVRSLRLGDDRVCSTFLNICCTSSVSATVVFPLLEDLTLRTDHTVGALGLEPEHLHRAVRAMPALRHLETDSYDLRLFFENFSVPRGCVSLSWCDCVYCVVHCPKLCASSELQEDDDDEEKTTTSVGANNSLSLSGRGDEGSDAADAGKHSTYECDDLKFIIEEDERACLVSGCGDTYPTSGHSVSDRGDKSVSEGVFLSKEVLVVQA